The following nucleotide sequence is from Futiania mangrovi.
ACGCCCGAGCCGGAGAGTGCTGCCCGCAGATCATCCAGCAGCCCCTCCTCCGCGATCACTGCAACGCGCGCCTGCAACGCGCGCGCTGCCTCCGCCAAAGCCGCCACGTTTCGGTGTGCGCTGACCGCCTCAACCAGGAACCGCCCGCCGGAGCCCGCAAGTCCCGCCCGGCGCACGAGGTCGACCGTGCTGCCGCCGATGGAGCCCGTGACACCGAAGATGGAAATGCGCCGGACCGATGCCGGCTGCGGGGACTTGGCGTGGCTTACGGCCATTCGAATACCGTTTCTCCTGTCGCGGCCATCGATACATGGACAAGGATGGCCGCCGCGACAAGGCCGTCGACCCGGTCCAGTATGCCCCCATGACCCGGAATGAGCGAGCCTGAATCCTTCCGCCCGTAGAAACGCTTGTACGCCGACTCGGCAAGGTCGCCCGCCTGGGCGACGAACGCCGCGACGACGCCGACCGCCATCATGGCCACGATGCTCCCCCGCCCGGCGGCGAGGCCGAAGCCGGCACTCGCAAGGCCGGCGAACACCATCGTCCCGGCCAGTCCGGCCCAGGTCTTTCCCGGGCTGATCCGCGGCGCGAGTTTCGGGCCGCCGATGGTCTTGCCCGCCGCATAACCGCCCGTGTCGGCCGCCCAGACCGTTACCAGAAGCCAGACGATCAGCATGAGGCCGTCGGGATGCTGGCGCAGGTACAGCAGCGCCACCGCGCTCGCCACCGTATAGATCGGAGCGAGCGCCGACAGCATCTGCGGCCGCCCCCGCGTGCGCACGGCGAGCGCAAGGGTAACGGCCAATCCGATGACAAGTGCCTGCCCCGGGCCGGCAAGGATGGCGAACAGCACCCCGGCACCTACGCCACCGACCGACAGCCCCATGTCGGACCGGTCCAGCCGGGCCATGTCTGCGGCCTCGTACATCATCAGGAGGGCCGCCGCGAAGATCAGTGCGGCATAGACCGCGCCTCCCGCCCAGACGGCTGCGAGCGCGATGGGCGCCAGAACGAGCGCGCTCGCCACGCGCGTCCAGAAGGCGCGCGTGCTTCCGGCGCCGGTTCCGGGCTGGCTCATCCCGCCCTCACGACGCGGCGCCGAACCGCCGCTCCCGCCGCTGAAACTCGAAGATCGCCGCCTCGAACTCCGCCCTGCCGAAATCGGGCCAGAGCGTGTCGATGAACACAAGTTCCGCATAGGCGGCCTGCCAGAGCAGGAAGTTGGAAAGCCGCTTCTCCCCGCTGGTGCGGATCACGAGATCCGGGTCGGGAATTCCCGCCGTCTCGAGATAGGCATCGATCCGCTCCGGCGTCATCGCGCAGGGTGTCAGCGTGCCCGACGCAATATCCTTCGCAGCGCGCGCAATCGCCCGCGTCAACTCTGCCTTGGAGCCGTAATTCAGTGCCAGGACAAGCGTCAGGCCAGTGTTCGCAGCCGTTTGCGCCTCCGCGTTCTCCATCAGGCTCACGATGTCGGACGCAAGCCCGCTCCGATCGCCGATAAAGCGCACGCGCACGTTCTTGCGGTGCAACTCGGCCAGTTCCTGGCGGATGTAGCGGCGCAGCAGGTCCATGAGAAGCTGCACCTCTTCGGCAGGCCGCTTCCAGTTCTCCGAGGAGAAGGCATAGAGGGTCAGATACTCGACCCCAAGGTCGCCCGCCGTCTCAACCGTCCGCCGGACCGCGTCGACGCCCTTCTGGTGGCCATAGGTGCGCGGCATGTGGCGCGCCTGCGCCCAACGTCCATTGCCGTCCATGATGATGGCGACGTGCCGTGGGCGGGGAGTATCGGTCTTCAGCGCCTCGGCAGTCAGCATTCGGAAACTCCGGCGGGAATCGCGGCAGCGGGCCTCAGACCTGCATGATCTCTTTTTCTTTATGCGCGAGGCTCTCGTCAATCTTTCCGATTGTCCGATCGGTGAGAGACTGCACCTCATCGGCGAGTCGCTTGTGCTCGTCCTGCCCGATTTCACCGTCCTTTTCGAGGCGCTTCAGCGTATCCATCCCGTCACGGCGCACGTTGCGCACCGCGATCCGCGCCTGTTCGGCGTACTTCGCGGCAACCTTCGTAAGCTCGCGCCGCCGCTCCTCGTTCAGTTCCGGGATCGGGATGCGAATCAACGTGCCGTCCGGCATCGGATTGAGCCCGAGCCCGGCGTTACGGATCGCCTTGTCCACCGCCGACACCATCCCCCTGTCCCAAACCTGGACCGCGAGCATCCGCGGCTCCGGCACCGAGACGGTGCCCACCTGGTTGAGAGGCATGGTCGCGCCATAGGCCTCGACGGTCACGGGGTCCAGAAGGCTGGCCGAGGCACGGCCCGTGCGCAGGCCGCCAAACTCCGACTGCAGCGTCGAGAGCGCCCCCTCCATGCGCCGCTCCAGGTCCTTCTTGTTGAACTCGCCGCTCATCGCCGCGTCTCCCCGTTCCTGTTCCCGCGCACGGTCACGCCACGGATGCGGCGCGGACCGCCCGCTCAGTCGTTGATCGTCGTGCAGGTACCCTCACCCGTCAGCACGCGGGCGAAAGCGCCTTGCGCATGGATGTTGAACACGATGATGGGCAAGCCGTTCTCGCGGGCAAGCGAAATCGCAGATGCGTCCATGACCTTGAGGTCGCGCGACAGCACGTCCATGTAGCTCAGCCGGTCGTAGCGGACGGCCTCGGGATCCTTCTTCGGATCTGCCGAGTAGACGCCGTCGACCTGCGTGCCCTTGAGCAGCGCATCGCAGCCCATCTCCACGGCACGCAGCGCCGCGGCCGTATCGGTCGTGAAGAACGGGTTGCCCGTACCTGCCGCGAAGATGACGATGCGGCCCTTCTCCATGTGCCGGATCGCCCGCCGCCGGATATAGGGCTCGCATACCGTGGTCATCGGGATCGCCGAAAGCACGCGGGTCTGTGCGCCGATCCGTTCCAGCGCGTTCTGCATGGCCAGCGCGTTCATCACGGTCGCCAGCATGCCCATATAGTCCGCGCTGGCCCGCTCCATGCCCTGGGCGGCAGCCGAAAGGCCCCGAAAGATATTGCCCCCGCCGATCACGAGGCAAACCTCGACCCCGAGATCGCGGACAGCCCGGATGTCGGCAGCGATCCGTTCGACGGTGTCGTGGTCGAGGCCATAGGCCTTGTCGCCCATCAGGGCCTCGCCCGACACCTTCAGCAGGACACGCCCGTACGCCGGTTTCGCCGCCATCCGAACGCTCCTTATTCCGCCACTGTCCGTTTCGCCGCCGTACTGTCCAAGAGGTACCGCGCGTCAACCGCCTGCCGCAGCGGCCACTTCCGACGCGAAGTCCTGCTCTTCCTTCTCGATGCCCTCGCCCAGCGTGAAGCGCACGAAGGCGATGAGATCGACCGGCGCACCCGCATCCTTGGCCGCTGCCTCGACCACCTGGCCGACCCGCGACTCGCCGTCGATCACATAGGTCTGCTCGAGCAGGCAAACCTCTTCGTAGAACTTGCGCAGCCGGCCCTCGACCATCTTCTCGATCACGGCCTCGGGCTTGCCCGACTCGCGGGCCTGCTCGACAAGCACCGCACGCTCCCGTTCGATCGCGGCGGCGTCGAGGTCTTCCTTCCTGAGCGACATCGGGCTGGTCGCCGCGATGTGCATGGCGATCTGACGGCCAAGCGCCTCGAGCGTGGCCTTGTCGCCCGACGATTCCAGAGCCACGAGCACGCCGATCTTGCCCATGCCCGGCGCAACCTGGTTGTGCACATAGGATGCGACGACGCCGTCGCTGACCTCGAGCGTCGCCACGCGGCGCAGAGACATGTTCTCGCCGATGGAGGCGATCATGCCGGTCAGGTGGTCCTGCACGGTGCCGGACGTGCCCGGATAGGAGGCGCCGGAGAGCGTGTCGAGGCTGCCGCCGGACGCCAGCGCCAGCTTGGCGATGGTTCCGGCCATCTCCTGGAACTTGTCGTTGCGCGCCACGAAGTCGGTCTCGGAATTGACCTCGACGACGGCGCCCCTGGTGCCTTCGGTCGCGACGGCCACGAGGCCCTCGGCAGCGACCCGGTCCGCCTTCTTGGCGGCCTTCGCAAGGCCCTTGGTGCGCAGCCAGTCGATAGCCGCCTCCATGTCGCCGGCCGTCTCGGTCAGCGCTTTCTTGCAGTCCATCATGCCTGCGCCGGTCTTCTCGCGCAGTTCCTTGACGAGGCTTGCGGTGATCTCAGCCATGATCGTCCGGGGTCCTCTGATCCTTGGGTTTCAAAAAGAATGCGCTGTCACGGGCGCGCGCACGGGTGCGACCCGAGCCGCGCCGCGTGACCGCGACGTGTCAGTTGGCCGCAGCGGCTTCCCCACCCTCGGCCGGCAGTTCCTCCACCGCCGGGTTCTCCTGCGCGCCGAGGTCGACACCTTCCTCGCCCTGGCTCAGCATGATGCCATCGAGCACCGCGCGGGCCATGAGGTCGCAATAGAGAGAGATCGCGCGGGTCGCGTCGTCGTTGCCGGGGATCGGATAGGTGATGTCGCTCGGATCCGAGTTGGAGTCGAGCACGCCGATCACGGGGATGTTGAGCTTCTTGGCCTCCTGGATCGCGATCGCTTCCTTGTTGGTATCGATCACGAACATCATCGTCGGCAGGCCGCCCATATCCTTGATGCCGCCCAGCGCACGCTCCAGCTTCTCCTGCTCCCGGGTCAGCTGGAGCATCTCCTTCTTGGTGAAGCCCGTCGCGCCGCCGGAAAGCTGCTCCTCCAGCTGGCGGAGCCGCGAGATCGAATGGGAAATCGTCTTCCAGTTCGTCAGCGTGCCACCGAGCCAGCGGTGGTTCACGAAGTACTGCGCACACCGCCGCGCCGCGTCGGCCACGGGTTCCGAAGCCTGCCGCTTCGTGCCAACGAAGAGGATGCGGCCACCGCCCGCCACCGTGTCGCGCGCAGCCACGAGCGCCTGGTGCAGCAGCGGCACGGTCTGCGCAAGGTCGATGATGTGGATGCCGTTGCGGTCGCCGAACAGGTAGGACCCCATGCGCGGGTTCCAACGGTGGGTCTGGTGACCGAAATGAACGCCCGCCTCGAGAAGCTGGCGCATCGTGAAATCGGGAAGAGCCATGTCCTTGTCCTTTTCCGGTTATCCACCGCAGGCGAGAACCCCCGAACCGTTCGAGAGCACCGGAGGGACCATGATGCAGGCAAGACCTGACCATGCGCCCCGTACCTGCGTGCGGGATCGGGGCGGCTTATACGCCCCGGCGCCGCAGGATGCAACCTCGCGCACCTCTCCCACGCATCGGGCGATGCAAGCCTGCCGCGGGCATGCACCCACACCGGTCACACATCCTCCACCTCGACGATCCCGGGAACCGCCTTCAGCGCACCCCTTGTATAGGGTGTTACCGCGTAACCCCCGGGCAGATCGATCTCCACCTCCCGCGCACAGTCGTCGAGCATCAGGACAAGACTTATCCGCCCGCGCCCGGCGGGCGGCAGTCGCGACTTCAAATGATGCAAGGGACCGTTGTCGCGCATGAAGACACGCAGGCCTGCCGCGTCGTTCGCGAGGATGTCGTCGATTGCGCGCACGCGCAGCACGCGCAGACGGACCTGCTCTCCCTCGACCTCGGTATCCGCGGAAATGACGACCGACCTGCCCACCTCGAGCAGGTCGCGGGTATCCCGCAACATCTCGGAGAAGACCGCGATCTCGTACACGCCCGAGGGATCGGAAAGCTGGACGAACGCGAACTTGTTGCCCCGCGCCGAACGCCGTTCCTGGCGCCCGATGACGGTGCCCGCAACGCTCACCCGGCCGGGTCCCTGGGCCGCCTTGCGCAGCACCTCCGCATAGGGAAGCACGCGGGCCCGCGCGAGGGCGCGCTGGTAATCGTCGAGCGGATGAGCCGACAGATAAAAGCCGATCGCGGCGAACTCCTCCGCGAGGCGGTCGAGCGGCAACCAGTCCGGCCGATCGTCCAGACGAAGGCGGGTCGCATCCTCGTCTCCGCCAAAGAGACTGTTCTGGTTGCTCACCCGCTCCTCGGCGGCGCGCTGGGCCTCCCCGATCAGCCTGTCGGCCGCGTGGAAGAGGCGCGAGCGGTTTCCATCCAGGCTGTCGAGCGCGCCCGCACGGATCAGGTTCTCCAGCGCCCGCTTGTTGACGAGCCGAGGGTCGAGCCGGCGTGCGAAATCCTCGACCCCCTGGAATGAACCGTTCGCGCGGCGTTGCTCGACAAGCGCCTGCATGGCGCCCGCTCCCACGTTCTTGATCGCCCCGAGCGCGTAGCGGACCGCCCCGTCCTGAGGCACGAACTCCACCTCGGAATGGTTGACGTCAGGAGGCAGGACCGGGATCGAAAGCCGGTCGAGTTCCTGCTTGAAGAGGTTGAGCTTGTCCGTGTTGCCCATGTCGAGCGTCATCAGCGCCGCCATGAACTCCACCGGGTAGTTCGCCTTCAGATACGCTGTCTGGTAGGCCACGAGAGCATAGGCGGCCGCGTGGCTCTTGTTGAAGCCATAGCCGGCAAACTTCGCGACGAGATCGAAGATGCCGTCCGCCTGCCCGCGGTCGACGCCGAGTTCGACCGCACCCGAGACGAAGCGCGCCTTCTGCTGGTCCATCTCCTCCTTGATCTTCTTGCCCATGGCCCGGCGCAGAAGATCCGCCTCCCCCAGCGAGTAGCCAGACAGGACCTGCGCGATCTGCATCACCTGTTCCTGGTAGATGATGACGCCGTACGTTTCCTTCAGGATCGGCTCGAGCTTCGGGTGGAGATAGTCCGGCTCCTCGTCCCCCTGCTTGCAGGCGATGTACTTGGGAATGTTGTCCATCGGGCCCGGCCGGTAGAGGGCCACGAGCGCGATGATGTCCTCGATGCAGTCGGGCTTCAGCCGGCGCAACGCATCGCGCATGCCCGAACTTTCCAGCTGGAACACGCCCGTGGACTCGCCGCGCGCGAGCATGGCGTAGCTTTCGCCGTCGTCCAGCGGGATGGTCTCGAGGTCGACCGCAACGCCGCGCCGTTCCAGCAATTCCAGCGCCTTGGCGAGGACCGTCAGGGTCTTCAGGCCCAGGAAGTCGAACTTGACGAGCCCCGCAGGCTCGACCCACTTCATGTTGAACTGCGTCACCGGCATGTCGGAGCGCGGGTCGCGGTAGAGCGGCACAAGCTCACTGAGCGGACGGTCGCCGATCACGACGCCCGCGGCATGGGTCGAGGCGTGCCGGTACAGCCCTTCGAGCTTCATGGCATAGTCGACCATGCGCTTGACCTGCGGATCCTCCCGCTGGGCGTCGCGCAGCCGCTCCTCCCCTTCCACGGCCTCCTTCAGCGTCACCGGGTTGGCCGGGTTGTTGGGCACGAGCTTGCACAGCCGGTCGACCTGGCCATAGGGCAATTGCAGGACCCGGCCCACGTCCCGCAGAACGGCGCGCGCCTGCAGCTTTCCGAAGGTGATGATCTGGGCGACCCGATCGTGGCCGTACTTGCCCTGAACATAGCGGATCACCTCGTCCCGCCTGTCCTGGCAGAAGTCGATGTCGAAGTCGGGCATCGACACGCGCTCGGGGTTGAGGAAGCGCTCGAACAGCAAACCGAACCGCAAGGGGTCAAGGTCCGTGATCGTCAGCGCCCACGCCACAACCGAACCGGCCCCCGAACCGCGGCCCGGCCCCACGGGAATGCCATGCCCCTTCGCCCACTTGATGAAGTCGGAAACGATGAGGAAATAGCCCGGGAACCCCATGCGCGTAATGATGTCGAGCTCGAACGCGAGGCGGCTGTCGTACTCCTCCCTCGGGGCGGCGGGGGCAACCGTCGCCAGGCGCCGTTCGAGCCCTTCGCGGGCCTGGCGGGCAAGCTCCGCCGCCTCGTCCAGCCCCGCATCGCTCTCGAAGCTCGGCAGGATCGGCTTGTGCTTGCGCGGGCGGAAGGCGCACCGGCGCGCGATCTCGACCGTGTTCGCGATCGCCTCCGGCAGATCGTCGAACGCCGCGATCATGTCTGCGGGCGTGCGGAAATGATGCTGCGGCGTCAGCCGTCGCCGGTCCGACTCCACGACATAGCTGCCGTCCGCGATGCAGATGAGCGCGTCATGCGCCTCGTAGAGACCCGCGTCCGGGAAATAGACATCGTTCGTCGCAACCAATGGAAGGCCATGCGCATAGGCCCTTTCGACGAAAAAGTCTTCCGCGGCAGCCTCTTCAGGCATACCGTGACGCTGCAACTCGACATAGAGACGGTCTGGAAACGCGCGCGCAAGCCGTAGCAGAACGGCCTCCGCCGGTCCCTCGCCACCGTGGCGCAGGGCATGCCCCACCGGTCCGAACGGCCCGCCCGTCAGCGCGAGGAGACCGTCCGCGTGGGCCACAAGCCGCTCGATGGACACCGAAGGCCCGAGCCCGGAGCCCGCGTCCATGTAGGCGGCCTCCATGAGCGCAAGCAGGTTGCGATAGCCCACGGCGTTCTGGACGAACAGAGAAAGCTCCCGCGATTCCCCGTGACGAACCGCGCGCCTGTCCTCCTCGACGCCCGCATCGAGCGTCAGGGAGCAGCCGATCACAGGCTGCACCCCTTCCCCGCTCAGCGTTTCCGAGATCTCCAGCGCGCCGAAGAGATTGTTCCGGTCGGTGATCCCGACGGCAGGCATGCCGTGCGCCTTGCACAGGCCGGGCAGCTTCTTGACCGGGATCGCGCCCTCAAGCAGCGAGTAGGCCGTGCGGACCCGCAGATGAATGAAGCCGTTCGACACCGATGCCGCCTCCCCCGTCACAGACCCGGCCTCATCGCCGGGCCGGACCGGCGTGTCCGGACACCCTACCCGGCGCCCAGGACCGCGCCCCAGAGCGAAGCTACCCAAACAAGGGACGCGATGGCCAGTACCCCGACGATGTCGCCCGCCCGCGGACCGCGGTCTGACCGATGATACTGCATGGCTGCCCCTCCCGTTCTTGCTGTGTTCACAAGAACGATATGAGAACAAATGCCCTTCGTCAAGCGCCTCGCGCCGCGCTCAGCTCACCGGAACGATTCGGCCGGCAGACAGTGTCACCGCCCGGTCCATCTGCCGGGCGAGCGCATGGTTGTGCGTGGCGATCAGCGCGCCCAACCCCTCCTCGCGCGCGAGGCGGACGAGTTCCGCGAAGACCTTGTCGGAGGTTCTCGGGTCGAGGTTTCCGGTCGGCTCGTCACCCAGAAGCAGGGCCGGCCGGTTGGCGATGGCACGGGCGATGGCGACGCGCTGCTGCTCCCCGCCGGAAAGCTCTGCAGGCCGGTGGGTGAGCCGCGCCTCGAGCCCCAATGCGGTCAGCAGGGAGATGGCGCGCGTCTCCGCCTCCTCCTCCGGCTTGCCCGCCAGCCGCAGCGGCATCATGGCGTTCTCGAGCGCCGTGAACTCCGGCAGGAGGTGATGGAACTGGTAGATGAAGCCGATGCGGTCCCGCCGCAGCGCCGTTCGCTCCCGGTCGCCCAGGTGCGTGGCATCGACGCCCCCGATCCGTACCTCTCCGGAATCGGGCTGTTCGAGCAGGCCCGAGACGTGCAACAGCGTGGACTTGCCCGACCCCGATGGGCCGACGAGCGCCACAAGTTCGCCCGCGCGGATGTCGAGATCGGCCCCGCGCAGCACCTCCAGCCGCGCCTCGCCCGAGCGATAGCCGCGCTGGATGCCGCGAAGCACGAGAACGGGCTCACTCATAGCGCAGCGCCTCTACCGGATCGAGGCGGGCCGCCCGCCAGGAGGGATAGAGCGTGGCCAGGAAGGACAGCGACAGCGCCATGACGAGCACGCCCAACACGTCGCCCGCCACGAGTTCGGCCGGCATGCGCGCGAGGAAGTAGATCGTCGGATCGAACAGCGTCACGCCCAGCAGGCGCGAGATGGCCTGCCGGATCTCCTCGATGTTCCAGCAGAACAGCACGCCGATGACGAGGCCGGCAAGCGTGCCCACAACGCCGATGGCCGCACCGGCGATGAAGAAGACACGCATCACCGCGCCGCGCGTCGCCCCCATGGTGCGCAGGATGGCAATGTCGTGCCCCTTGTCCTTCACCAGCATGATGAGGCCCGCGATGATGTTCAGCGCGGCCACCAGGATGATGAGGCTGAGGATGAGGAACATCACGTTCCGCTCGACTGCCAGCGCCGCGAAGAAACTCGCGTTCGCCTCCTTCCAGGTGGTGACGCCCGCGTTGCCGCCGATCGTGTCGTAGACGGAGGGCATGTAGCGTTCGACCTGGTCGGGATTGTCGACCATCAACTCGATGCCGGTGACCTCACCCGCCGCCTGGAAATAGACCTGCGCGGGCCCGAGCCCCATGAACACGAGGCTGCCGTCGTACTCCGACATGCCCATCTCGAAGATGGCTGCAACGGGATAGCCCTTCACGCGCGGCGCGGTGCCGAACGCGGTCTGGCGGCCCTGCGGCGAGATGAGCGTCAGGGTGGAGCCCACACGCAGGCCGAGCCGCTGCGCCAGGCGGGAGCCCACGGCAACACCGCCCTCCCCAAGGCCCTCGAGACTGCCAGCCAGCACATTGCCGGCGACGAGGTCGAGGCGGGCGAGACTGTCTTGCGGCATGGCGCGTACAAGGACGCCGCTGTTGACCCCGTTGGCCGAGGCCATGACCTGCCCCTCGACAATGGGGGTCGCGGACACGATGCCGTCGATGCTGCCGAGCCGCTCCGCCAACGTCTCGTAGTCGTCGATCCGTCCGCCGTAGACCGACACCATGGCATGACCGTTCACGCCGAGGATGCGCTGAACGAGTTCGATCCGGAAGCCGTTCATCACCGCCATGACGATGATGAGTGTGGCCACCCCGAGCATGATCCCGAGGAAGGAGAACCCGGCGATGACGGAGATGAAGCCGTCGCGCCGGCGCGAGCGCAGGTAGCGCAGCGCAAGCTGCCACTCCAGTGCGCCGAAGGGACGGCTTGCGCTCACGCCGAGAGCCGCGCGATGGCGGCCTCGAGCGTCATTTCCTCCGCCTGGCCGGTCTTGCGGTTCTTCAGTTCGACGACGCCCGCGGCAAGTCCCTTGGGTCCGACGACGAGTTGCCAGGGCAGGCCAATCAGGTCCATGACCGCGAACTTGGCGCCCGCCCGCTCCGCCTCGTCGTTGTAGAGCACTTCGACACCGGCGTTTCCAAGCTGGGCGTAGGCCTGCTCGCAAGCCGCGTCGACCGCCGTGTCGCCCTGCTTCAGATTGACGAGGCCGACCTTGAAGGGGGCCACCGGCTCCGGCCAGACGATGCCGCGCTCGTCGTGGCTCGCCTCTATGATGCCGCCCACGAGACGCGACACACCGATTCCGTAGGAGCCCATCTCGAGCGGCACGGGCTTGCCGTCGGGGCCCTGCACGCTCGCGCCCATCGGCTCGGAATACTTGGTGCCGAAATAGAAGATGTGCCCGACCTCGATGCCGCGGCCAGCAACGCGGCGCGCTTCCGGCACGGCGGCGAAGGCAGCCTCGTCGTGCATCTCGTCCGTCGCGGCATAATTCGCCGTGAACCCGTCGATGGCCTTTTGCAGACCGCCGACGTCGTCGTAGTCGACGCCCGAAGCCATCCAGTCCATCTCCAGATAGGCGCGGTCGAAATAGACCTGGCTCTCGCCGGTCTCCGCCAGGATCAGGAATTCGTGGCTCATGTCGCCACCGATGGGACCGCTTTCCGCGCGCATCGGCACAGCCGTCAGCCCCATGCGCTGGAAGGAGCGCAGATAGGCGAGGAACTGCCGGTTGTAGGTGTGGCGCGCGGCCTCCTTCGAGACGTCGAAGGAATAGGCGTCCTTCATCAGGAACTCGCGGCCCCGCATCACGCCGAAGCGCGGGCGTACCTCGTCGCGGAATTTCCACTGGATGTGGTAGAGGTACTTCGGCAACTCCCGATAGGTGACCGACGCGGCGCGGAAGATGTCGGTGATCATCTCCTCGTTGGTGGGGCCGTAGAGCATGTCGCGGTCGTGCCGGTCGGTGATGCGCAGCATCTCCTTGCCATAGTCGTCGTAGCGGCCGGACTTGCGCCACAGGTCGGCGGGCTGGATCGTCGGCATCAGCATCTCGACCCAGCCGGCGCGGTCCTGCTCCTCGCGCACGATCTGCTCGATCTTCTTCAGCACGGCGTGACCCAGCGGCAGCCAGGAATAGATCCCCGCCGCCTCCTGCCGGACCATGCCGGCGCGCAGCATGTAGCGGTGCGAGGCGATCTGCGCCTCGGCCGGGGTTTCCTTGAGCGTGGGCAGGAAATAGCGGGTGAGTCGCATGGAGTGAGCCTGTCCGTGACGAAACCGATGTCCGCCGGCGTTCTTATGGCATGGACCGCGCGAAGGCAATGCGACGCCTGCGGGACGGAAATGCGGCGGCCCCGGATAGCCTTGCGCCAGCCCAGATCGTGTCGCGCGAACCGTCGCGCGCGCACGAAAATGCAGGCTGACAGACCCGTCACGAAATGATAGTTTCCGTCCGCTGGGTCAGGCGACGAGATGGGTGGCCTCAGTCTAGGGAAGAACGCCGGGGACAAACAACAAGCAACCGGCGGCCGATAAACTCGGAAACGCGCGCGGGCCTTCGGGCAATTACCGCGCGCGTTTGCCTTCGGGCCCGGCTCACCTTGCGACCGGATCGAAGCCCGGAATCGAGTCGAGCGTCAGGATCCCCGACGTCGTGAGCCAGGCATAAAGCCCCCAGATGACGAGGGCTATGA
It contains:
- a CDS encoding lipoprotein-releasing ABC transporter permease subunit; this translates as MSASRPFGALEWQLALRYLRSRRRDGFISVIAGFSFLGIMLGVATLIIVMAVMNGFRIELVQRILGVNGHAMVSVYGGRIDDYETLAERLGSIDGIVSATPIVEGQVMASANGVNSGVLVRAMPQDSLARLDLVAGNVLAGSLEGLGEGGVAVGSRLAQRLGLRVGSTLTLISPQGRQTAFGTAPRVKGYPVAAIFEMGMSEYDGSLVFMGLGPAQVYFQAAGEVTGIELMVDNPDQVERYMPSVYDTIGGNAGVTTWKEANASFFAALAVERNVMFLILSLIILVAALNIIAGLIMLVKDKGHDIAILRTMGATRGAVMRVFFIAGAAIGVVGTLAGLVIGVLFCWNIEEIRQAISRLLGVTLFDPTIYFLARMPAELVAGDVLGVLVMALSLSFLATLYPSWRAARLDPVEALRYE
- the proS gene encoding proline--tRNA ligase, translated to MRLTRYFLPTLKETPAEAQIASHRYMLRAGMVRQEAAGIYSWLPLGHAVLKKIEQIVREEQDRAGWVEMLMPTIQPADLWRKSGRYDDYGKEMLRITDRHDRDMLYGPTNEEMITDIFRAASVTYRELPKYLYHIQWKFRDEVRPRFGVMRGREFLMKDAYSFDVSKEAARHTYNRQFLAYLRSFQRMGLTAVPMRAESGPIGGDMSHEFLILAETGESQVYFDRAYLEMDWMASGVDYDDVGGLQKAIDGFTANYAATDEMHDEAAFAAVPEARRVAGRGIEVGHIFYFGTKYSEPMGASVQGPDGKPVPLEMGSYGIGVSRLVGGIIEASHDERGIVWPEPVAPFKVGLVNLKQGDTAVDAACEQAYAQLGNAGVEVLYNDEAERAGAKFAVMDLIGLPWQLVVGPKGLAAGVVELKNRKTGQAEEMTLEAAIARLSA